The genomic region AAGGGCACTGGCGAGGTCGTGACCTACTCGATAGTGCATACGCCGGGCGACTCGTGGATTGGCGGCAAGCCGTACGTCCTCGCCATAGTGAGGCTGGATGAGGGGCCTTGCCTGACCACGCAGGTCATCTGTGACCCGTCTGAGATAAGGATTGGCATGCGGGTCAAGAAGGTCTTCCGTAAGATTAGCGAGGATGGGGATAAGGGCATGATCCACTACGGCACGAAGTTCGTGCCCGCCTGACTAGGATTTTTTCTTTATTTTTTCTGCCAGGATCTCTTTTTGTCCCTTGTATATTTGAACGATGCCCGTTGCTTCTATCTCATTTCCATGTTCCACCTGGCTTGCCGCCTGGAACGCATCGCTCGCCGCCGGCACGAATACCGTG from Methanocella conradii HZ254 harbors:
- a CDS encoding Zn-ribbon domain-containing OB-fold protein; amino-acid sequence: MSVPRFWREIPARYNLIGTRCETCGNYYFPPRRFCPECRRQGRMVDYQFKGTGEVVTYSIVHTPGDSWIGGKPYVLAIVRLDEGPCLTTQVICDPSEIRIGMRVKKVFRKISEDGDKGMIHYGTKFVPA